A stretch of Lathyrus oleraceus cultivar Zhongwan6 chromosome 6, CAAS_Psat_ZW6_1.0, whole genome shotgun sequence DNA encodes these proteins:
- the LOC127091317 gene encoding cysteine-rich receptor-like protein kinase 10 isoform X1: MNSTVSSNFFNLLFLFIFLTTIKAAPTFLYQVCSKNKTNTNSTYETKLKTLFSSLSSNATDNNEFYNTTIPSKNPSNTAYGLFMCRGDVSSPLCQQCVANATQTLSTGSDCSLSKQAVIWYDECMVRYSNTSFFSTVATVPNLLMWNTANITNQESFMKLLSVTMNESADKAANSSVGAKKYATKEATISGFQTLYCMAQCTDDLSPLDCSSCLSVAIGALPQCCNGKQGGRVLFPSCNIRYELYPFYENNTPSSPPSTPPASSAPPGIVPPTNTSSLGGSSGITSGTIVAIVVPITVAVLLFIVGICFLCIRGRKKKHDSAAARDPKSKAETDITTVESLRYDLSTLEEATNKFSEANKLGEGGFGEVYKGVLPSGEQIAVKRLSKHSGQGGEQFKNEVELVAQLQHRNLARLLGFCLEREEKILVYEFVANKSLDYILFDPEKQRLLYWTRRYKIIGGIARGIQYLHEDSRLKIIHRDLKASNILLDGDMNPKISDFGMAKLFGVDQTKGNTSRIVGTYGYMSPEYAMQGDFSIKSDVYSFGVLVMEIISGKKNSSFYETGAAEDLVSYAWKLWKNGTPLELVDHTVRESYTPNEAIRCIHIGLLCVQEDPDDRPTMATIVLMLESHTVTLPVPKQPAFFLQSGADPDMPTIQISQSDNTN, translated from the exons ATGAATTCCACCGTctcttcaaatttcttcaaccTTCTGTTTCTCTTCATCTTTCTCACAACCATCAAAGCCGCCCCCACTTTCCTCTACCAAGTTTGTtcaaaaaacaaaacaaacaccAACAGCACCTACGAAACAAAACTCAAAACTCTCTTTTCTTCACTATCTTCCAACGCCACCGACAACAATGAATTCTACAACACCACAATCCCTAGCAAAAACCCTTCAAACACCGCATACGGTCTGTTCATGTGCAGAGGCGACGTTTCATCTCCCCTCTGCCAACAATGCGTCGCAAACGCAACACAGACACTATCCACAGGCTCAGATTGTTCCTTATCCAAACAAGCTGTAATCTGGTACGACGAGTGCATGGTTCGATACTCAAACACCTCTTTTTTCTCCACCGTCGCTACAGTGCCCAATCTTTTAATGTGGAACACTGCGAATATCACGAACCAGGAAAGCTTCATGAAATTGTTGTCTGTTACTATGAACGAATCAGCAGATAAAGCGGCGAATTCTTCTGTTGGTGCTAAGAAATATGCTACAAAGGAAGCTACGATCTCTGGATTCCAAACGCTATACTGTATGGCTCAGTGTACAGACGATTTATCTCCACTAGATTGTAGTTCATGTCTTAGTGTTGCCATTGGAGCTCTTCCACAGTGTTGTAATGGAAAACAAGGAGGAAGAGTTTTATTTCCAAGCTGTAATATTAGGTATGAATTGTACCCTTTTTATGAAAACAATACTCCCTCATCGCCGCCTTCAACGCCACCGGCATCTTCAGCACCACCAGGGATTGTTCCTCCAACAAACACTTCTAGTTTGGGAG GTAGTAGTGGGATCACATCGGGGACAATTGTTGCAATTGTGGTTCCAATTACAGTGGCCGTGCTGCTATTTATCGTAGGAATTTGTTTCTTATGTATAAGAGGGCGGAAgaagaagcatgactctgctgCAGCACGCGATCCGAAAAGTAAGG CTGAAACCGATATTACCACTGTGGAATCCTTGAGATATGATTTGAGTACACTTGAAGAAGCCACAAACAAATTCTCAGAAGCTAATAAGCTAGGTGAAGGTGGTTTTGGTGAAGTTTATAAG GGCGTACTCCCGAGCGGAGAACAAATTGCTGTCAAGAGACTCTCTAAACACTCGGGACAAGGCGGAGAACAATTTAAGAATGAAGTTGAACTGGTTGCACAGCTTCAACATAGAAATTTGGCTAGGCTTCTTGGGTTTTGTTTGGAAAGAGAAGAAAAGATACTTGTTTATGAATTTGTAGCCAACAAAAGTCTTGACTATATTCTTTTTG ATCCTGAAAAGCAAAGGTTGTTGTATTGGACAAGGCGTTACAAGATTATTGGAGGGATTGCTCGGGGTATTCAATATCTTCATGAAGATTCTAGGCTTAAAATTATTCATCGGGATCTCAAAGCTAGCAACATACTGTTGGATGGAGATATGAATCCAAAAATCTCTGATTTTGGCATGGCAAAATTATTTGGAGTGGATCAAACTAAAGGAAATACGAGCAGGATAGTCGGGACATA CGGTTACATGTCTCCGGAGTATGCAATGCAAGGAGATTTCTCTATTAAGTCTGATGTATATAGTTTCGGAGTTCTCGTTATGGAGATTATAAGTGGCAAGAAGAACAGCTCTTTCTATGAAACAGGAGCTGCTGAGGATTTAGTGAGCTAT GCGTGGAAACTTTGGAAGAATGGAACACCTTTGGAATTGGTGGACCATACAGTAAGAGAATCCTATACTCCAAATGAAGCTATAAGATGCATCCATATTGGTTTATTATGTGTCCAAGAAGATCCAGACGATAGACCTACAATGGCAACAATAGTACTCATGCTTGAAAGTCACACTGTTACTCTACCGGTACCGAAGCAGCCTGCATTTTTTCTACAAAGTGGAGCTGATCCGGACATGCCAACAATACAGATTAGTCAATCTGATAATACCAATTGA
- the LOC127091317 gene encoding cysteine-rich receptor-like protein kinase 10 isoform X2: protein MNSTVSSNFFNLLFLFIFLTTIKAAPTFLYQVCSKNKTNTNSTYETKLKTLFSSLSSNATDNNEFYNTTIPSKNPSNTAYGLFMCRGDVSSPLCQQCVANATQTLSTGSDCSLSKQAVIWYDECMVRYSNTSFFSTVATVPNLLMWNTANITNQESFMKLLSVTMNESADKAANSSVGAKKYATKEATISGFQTLYCMAQCTDDLSPLDCSSCLSVAIGALPQCCNGKQGGRVLFPSCNIRYELYPFYENNTPSSPPSTPPASSAPPGIVPPTNTSSLGGSSGITSGTIVAIVVPITVAVLLFIVGICFLCIRGRKKKHDSAAARDPKTETDITTVESLRYDLSTLEEATNKFSEANKLGEGGFGEVYKGVLPSGEQIAVKRLSKHSGQGGEQFKNEVELVAQLQHRNLARLLGFCLEREEKILVYEFVANKSLDYILFDPEKQRLLYWTRRYKIIGGIARGIQYLHEDSRLKIIHRDLKASNILLDGDMNPKISDFGMAKLFGVDQTKGNTSRIVGTYGYMSPEYAMQGDFSIKSDVYSFGVLVMEIISGKKNSSFYETGAAEDLVSYAWKLWKNGTPLELVDHTVRESYTPNEAIRCIHIGLLCVQEDPDDRPTMATIVLMLESHTVTLPVPKQPAFFLQSGADPDMPTIQISQSDNTN from the exons ATGAATTCCACCGTctcttcaaatttcttcaaccTTCTGTTTCTCTTCATCTTTCTCACAACCATCAAAGCCGCCCCCACTTTCCTCTACCAAGTTTGTtcaaaaaacaaaacaaacaccAACAGCACCTACGAAACAAAACTCAAAACTCTCTTTTCTTCACTATCTTCCAACGCCACCGACAACAATGAATTCTACAACACCACAATCCCTAGCAAAAACCCTTCAAACACCGCATACGGTCTGTTCATGTGCAGAGGCGACGTTTCATCTCCCCTCTGCCAACAATGCGTCGCAAACGCAACACAGACACTATCCACAGGCTCAGATTGTTCCTTATCCAAACAAGCTGTAATCTGGTACGACGAGTGCATGGTTCGATACTCAAACACCTCTTTTTTCTCCACCGTCGCTACAGTGCCCAATCTTTTAATGTGGAACACTGCGAATATCACGAACCAGGAAAGCTTCATGAAATTGTTGTCTGTTACTATGAACGAATCAGCAGATAAAGCGGCGAATTCTTCTGTTGGTGCTAAGAAATATGCTACAAAGGAAGCTACGATCTCTGGATTCCAAACGCTATACTGTATGGCTCAGTGTACAGACGATTTATCTCCACTAGATTGTAGTTCATGTCTTAGTGTTGCCATTGGAGCTCTTCCACAGTGTTGTAATGGAAAACAAGGAGGAAGAGTTTTATTTCCAAGCTGTAATATTAGGTATGAATTGTACCCTTTTTATGAAAACAATACTCCCTCATCGCCGCCTTCAACGCCACCGGCATCTTCAGCACCACCAGGGATTGTTCCTCCAACAAACACTTCTAGTTTGGGAG GTAGTAGTGGGATCACATCGGGGACAATTGTTGCAATTGTGGTTCCAATTACAGTGGCCGTGCTGCTATTTATCGTAGGAATTTGTTTCTTATGTATAAGAGGGCGGAAgaagaagcatgactctgctgCAGCACGCGATCCGAAAA CTGAAACCGATATTACCACTGTGGAATCCTTGAGATATGATTTGAGTACACTTGAAGAAGCCACAAACAAATTCTCAGAAGCTAATAAGCTAGGTGAAGGTGGTTTTGGTGAAGTTTATAAG GGCGTACTCCCGAGCGGAGAACAAATTGCTGTCAAGAGACTCTCTAAACACTCGGGACAAGGCGGAGAACAATTTAAGAATGAAGTTGAACTGGTTGCACAGCTTCAACATAGAAATTTGGCTAGGCTTCTTGGGTTTTGTTTGGAAAGAGAAGAAAAGATACTTGTTTATGAATTTGTAGCCAACAAAAGTCTTGACTATATTCTTTTTG ATCCTGAAAAGCAAAGGTTGTTGTATTGGACAAGGCGTTACAAGATTATTGGAGGGATTGCTCGGGGTATTCAATATCTTCATGAAGATTCTAGGCTTAAAATTATTCATCGGGATCTCAAAGCTAGCAACATACTGTTGGATGGAGATATGAATCCAAAAATCTCTGATTTTGGCATGGCAAAATTATTTGGAGTGGATCAAACTAAAGGAAATACGAGCAGGATAGTCGGGACATA CGGTTACATGTCTCCGGAGTATGCAATGCAAGGAGATTTCTCTATTAAGTCTGATGTATATAGTTTCGGAGTTCTCGTTATGGAGATTATAAGTGGCAAGAAGAACAGCTCTTTCTATGAAACAGGAGCTGCTGAGGATTTAGTGAGCTAT GCGTGGAAACTTTGGAAGAATGGAACACCTTTGGAATTGGTGGACCATACAGTAAGAGAATCCTATACTCCAAATGAAGCTATAAGATGCATCCATATTGGTTTATTATGTGTCCAAGAAGATCCAGACGATAGACCTACAATGGCAACAATAGTACTCATGCTTGAAAGTCACACTGTTACTCTACCGGTACCGAAGCAGCCTGCATTTTTTCTACAAAGTGGAGCTGATCCGGACATGCCAACAATACAGATTAGTCAATCTGATAATACCAATTGA
- the LOC127091318 gene encoding cysteine-rich receptor-like protein kinase 25 has translation MVTKLTLQLLLTTLILTTTKTSASVFNNVTCTNTKTFSPNTTFHSNLKTLLSSLSSNVINDVRFFHTTSGKDSDKVYGLYMCRGDVPFALCRECVGFATLKIPSSCPSSKEAVIWYNECLLRYSYRFIFSKMETWPRYKIEIPMGDPGLLQSRGFYAGLRSVLNELPKEAAVSLSGFNKYAVKQENASVSVTLYGLAQCTPDLSAGDCRRCVDDAVEELPKACCGGSIGETVLFPSCFVRYETYPFYQHSGASASITTSVNGGRNIPTHVIAIIVVLVVILVAISCIGCCLLWIKSKKTRKASDRENLVLEFNNSESLEFDFATIEMATSMFSEDSKIGKGGYGQVYKGILPCGQEIAVKRLSKTSGQGAEEFKNEVMLIAKLQHRNLVRLIGFCLEEQEKILIYEYVPNKSLDHFLFDSKKQKQLTWPERYSIIKGIARGILYLHEDSRLKIIHRDIKPSNVLLDNNMIPKISDFGMARMVDIEQIQGYTNRVVGTYGYMSPEYAMHGQFSVKSDVFSFGVMVLEIISGKKNSCTFESCRIDDLLSYAWNQWKGESPFEMLDPIMQESYAPNEVEKCVQIGLLCVQENPDDRPTMGTIVSYLNNVSIDMPFPMEPAFFMHGRTRRNSAEHQSYSGHSTNHSFSSSVRPR, from the exons ATGGTTACCAAACTAACACTACAACTTCTTCTCACCACTCTAATCTTAACCACGACAAAAACCTCTGCATCTGTCTTCAACAACGTTACCTGCACAAACACCAAAACATTCTCACCAAACACCACTTTCCATTCGAATCTCAAAACCCTTCTCTCCTCCCTCTCTTCCAACGTAATCAACGATGTTAGATTCTTCCACACAACCTCAGGAAAAGACTCAGACAAAGTCTATGGTCTCTACATGTGTCGTGGCGATGTTCCATTCGCTTTATGCAGAGAGTGTGTTGGCTTTGCGACGCTTAAGATTCCATCCTCGTGTCCTTCTTCAAAAGAAGCTGTTATCTGGTACAACGAGTGTTTGTTGAGATATTCCTATAGGTTCATCTTCTCCAAAATGGAAACATGGCCTAGATACAAGATCGAGATTCCAATGGGGGACCCTGGTTTGTTACAGAGTAGAGGCTTTTATGCTGGTTTGAGATCTGTATTGAATGAACTTCCGAAAGAAGCTGCGGTTTCTCTTTCTGGTTTTAACAAATATGCTGTTAAGCAAGAAAATGCTTCTGTTAGTGTCACGCTTTATGGTCTTGCTCAGTGTACGCCGGACTTGTCGGCTGGGGATTGTAGGCGGTGTGTCGATGACGCGGTGGAGGAGCTTCCTAAGGCTTGTTGTGGTGGTAGCATAGGTGAAACTGTTTTGTTTCCGAGCTGTTTTGTTAGGTATGAGACTTATCCGTTTTATCAGCATTCAGGAGCTTCTGCATCAATAACAACTTCAGTTAATG GAGGAAGAAATATTCCAACACATGTGATTGCCATCATTGTTGTTTTAGTTGTCATTTTGGTGGCGATTTCTTGCATTGGCTGCTGTTTGTTATGGATCAAATCGAAGAAGACACGCAAGGCCAGTGACAGAGAAAATC ttgtgctcgaatTTAATAACTCGGAGTCACTGGAATTCGATTTCGCTACAATTGAAATGGCAACAAGCATGTTTTCTGAAGATAGCAAAATAGGCAAAGGTGGATATGGACAAGTTTACAAG GGAATTCTTCCTTGTGGACAAGAAATAGCTGTGAAAAGACTGTCCAAAACTTCAGGTCAAGGAGCAGAAGAGTTCAAAAATGAAGTCATGTTAATAGCCAAACTTCAACACAGAAATTTGGTGAGATTAATTGGATTTTGCCTTGAAGAACAAGAAAAGATACTTATCTATGAATATGTGCCTAACAAAAGTCTTGATCACTTCCTATTTG ATTCTAAGAAGCAAAAACAATTAACTTGGCCCGAACGGTATAGTATCATAAAAGGGATTGCTCGAGGAATTCTTTATCTTCATGAAGATTCTCGTCTCAAGATTATACATCGTGATATTAAACCAAGCAATGTTCTTCTAGATAACAATATGATTCCGAAAATATCTGATTTTGGCATGGCAAGGATGGTAGATATAGAGCAAATCCAAGGATATACAAATAGAGTTGTGGGCACATA CGGTTACATGTCTCCAGAATATGCAATGCACGGACAATTTTCAGTAAAGTCTGATGTTTTTAGTTTTGGAGTTATGGTTCTTGAGATTATTAGCGGAAAAAAGAATTCATGTACATTTGAATCGTGTCGTATTGACGATCTCTTGAGTTAT GCTTGGAACCAATGGAAAGGTGAATCACCATTTGAGATGTTGGATCCAATAATGCAAGAATCTTATGCTCCAAATGAAGTAGAAAAGTGTGTGCAAATTGGTTTATTATGTGTCCAAGAAAATCCAGATGATAGGCCTACAATGGGAACAATTGTTTCATATCTTAATAATGTCTCAATTGATATGCCATTTCCTATGGAACCGGCATTTTTCATGCATGGCAGAACAAGAAGAAATTCAGCTGAACATCAATCATATTCAGGTCACTCCACCAACCATTCTTTCTCCTCAAGTGTACGCCCTCGATAG